In Chitinophaga oryzae, the sequence GGTCCGGAAAAGGCTATTGCGCTATATTGCGGCAAATATTTTTATAGCGCAAAAACCTTACCTGTTATGAGAAAACTATTCTCAACCGGCTATACCGGCGGTGCCGTGAGCTTCTCTATGCTGATATTGCGACTGATGTTCGGCGGCCTGTTGTTATTGCACGGATGGCCCAAACTGATCAATTTTGCTGCCAAAATGAATACTTTCCCCGATCCTTTGGGGGTAGGGCACAAATTTTCATTGGGGATGACCGTTTTTGCAGAAGTTTTCTGTTCCGTTTTTCTCATGCTCGGCCTGCTGACCAGGCTGGCCGCCGTGCCGCTCGTGATCTGCATGTCCGTGATCCTTGGAATGGTGCACAAGGCGGACCTGCTGGCTTTTAATTTTGATAAGATCGAGCTGCCGCTGATGTACCTGACGGCTTTCCTGGTAGTGCTGTTTACCGGCCCGGGCAAGTTCTCTGTCGACGGCGCACTGGGCAAATAATCAAACATTTACGATTTTTTGATTTACAATTTTTTGATTTGAAGGGAGGCTGGCGGGGGTGCTTAGTCTCCAAAATCCCTAAATCGAAAATCAAAAAATCCCTAAATTAATATATCATGTTTAGCAGCATAACAACAATCCGGGTAAGATACGGGGAAACGGACCAGATGGGATACCTGTATTACGGCAATTACGGCCTGTATTATGAAGTGGGCAGGGCGGAAGCCATCCGGGAACTGGGGTTCAGCTACCGCGAGCTCGAAGAACAGGGGGTGATCATGC encodes:
- a CDS encoding DoxX family protein — translated: MRKLFSTGYTGGAVSFSMLILRLMFGGLLLLHGWPKLINFAAKMNTFPDPLGVGHKFSLGMTVFAEVFCSVFLMLGLLTRLAAVPLVICMSVILGMVHKADLLAFNFDKIELPLMYLTAFLVVLFTGPGKFSVDGALGK